GTATCAACTAAGAAAATTCCTTTTTTAGTATTTTGaattttcttagtattttcaactaCCTGAACTATTAAAGGTTATTCTTTACACCACATTCAAGTAATTTGTTCACTCCACTTTTAATTCCCAAAGTTGCATGTATACTTTCAAATTAATGCTATTAAACAACCGTGTAGGTCACAAAAAGATTTAGTTCTTCTCCACCTGCACCTCCAAAAACCATAACTACAGAAAGGAATAAAGCATGAGCAATATTGATCTAAAGGACACTCAGCACAAGCATCTAGTGTTTTcaattaaattttctttttttttcccccTAAAACATCTTAAGAACACTTGATTAGGACAAACTGAGCCGACCTCACATTCTACTGTAGCAGAAAGAGACTAGTGAACATAGTAATTAGCAATGATGATAATACAGCAGAACCATCAAGTGTATAAATCATTGTTATGCACATCTAAAAACTTAGATTATATTGCAAAATAAGAATGCATCAGCTTATTGTTTGGAAATACACTACGCCACAATGGTTCCATATCCAGAGAGCACTTTGCAGAATTATATGGAGGTTTAGATCAAAGAAAATCAGAGCATACCACTCATTGGAACTTTCTCTTGGAGGCTGGTAAACACTCTAACTGCAACATAGAGAGGAAAAGAGCGGGTGAGAACTTCAATATTTCGTAAGTGCAAGCAGAAGTTCAATGGTCAACATACCCATGGAACCAACAAAGTTCATAAAAAAGGTTAAGAAGCTTAGCTCCCCAGTACTTCTGTTCTGCTCAAACAACATTAATGATAAAAAAGAATAATTACATTAAGTAGCTGTCAGAAAAGAATGAATGTAGCAAAAATGTAACTGCACATGCAGTGATTCTTGTAAACATTAttggataaataaataaataaataaatgtaaGAATTCAATCAGGTACGAAACTTCATGTGTACTTGCATGGACGGTCTCTGATTTTATCTCACTCATTCATCATCTACTTTAAAAGCATTCACATAAAAGCTCCCTCCCTCTCATTACAATTCCATCACATTTGGCATGATTTCCATTGACAGAGTAGAAAACATTCAAGCAATATAGTGCATAGCAAGGAAACTGCATGTTACAGCAGATACCCATTAAACACAGCATGTTTCAGTACGGATCAAGTTTCAGATAATTAAGATACCAAAAGAGTTGACATGTTACATACACAATGACAAGTCGTCAAACCATAAGCTAAAAGTTTAATGCTACCACAAGCAAAAAGTTTATAGGTAAAACAGCATCACATTATTAGAAATCAGGCAACACTCCATATGTCAAGTCAATCTGCAAAATTACCATCTGTTATCTCCGCTCTCAACATCACAgcaatattaaaatgagaaccatcATCACACGAATAAGTACCTTAAAATTCTTCCAGATCTGTGGAATCCTTGCAAAAAGAAAAATTGCATGCTGAGAGGCCTGCAAAAAATTATTCCAAGACAAGAATGAGCCGTGGTATACTCTTTCTATGGAATCCACTTATGAAAGAGGAATCCATATCTTTGGAGCATTGTAGTCTACCAAAACAAAAAATTACTAATTAAGGGTAGATGAGCAAAAATATTTTACAGAAAGGAATTATAAGTCACCACTTACATATAAGGCCTCAAAAAGGATTGGATCAATTTGACCTGCCAAAAGAGTTGGAGCGACAGCACAATATCTGTTTATTTAAATAGGAGGAACAACAGATTCTAATTCCATCCGAAGGAGCACCTAAAATTAACAAAAAAGAGTAGTCTAAATGGCTAATTGATACGGAACACTTTTTACGAATTCAAAGGTGGAGGAGGTAGGATACAGTAATGCTCTAATCCATGTCTTTGTTCCCAAAGGCAGAGAAAAATAATAGATGATCGCAACCAATATGATAGCTGCAACAAGTAAAAAAGCACAAGATGATCTTGCAGCCTTGCAgacctaaaataaataaataaaagtatcTCCTTCAACATCACCAATTCAACATGGTTTGAGCCCATCAGCAAAATATTTCCACATACTTGACTCAACAAAAAGAATCAAACCCGCAAATGAGGGGTGCTTTACAAAATTAAAGTATATTTCACTAACAATTTGAAATTATAGATGAGACACGTTACACAATTTAAGAAAACATACGAAACTAAGAAATTGAGATATTGAAGTGCAATGAAATGAAGGTGATTTACTCTATCGACAAAGGAGTGAATAACCAAACTACCATATCATAGCATTTGCCATGAACTCAAAAAAGGTAAATAGGTACAATCTAGATATTTGTTCAAACACTTAAGAAAAACCATGGTATGATGATGACATGGGTTGAGCTTAAATGACGCAATAGgcgaccccaacttgtttgggactgaggccTAGAGTTGCTGTTGCTTAACAAAAACCATGCAACTACAAGCATCTTTTATTCCAATCTCGGAAAACAAATGTCCAGCTGCTGTCTCGGATCATCAGCCATTTGGCTTGTCCAGAACTGCTTAAAGGAATTGAATTGGTTGTTCAATGAAGAAGAACCAGTGAAAAAGATGCATGGTTAGCTAAAACAACCACAACACTTCTGCACCCAAACCAGTTGAATTGGTTGGTCAATGAAAAGGAAGAATAGAAACAGATGCATGGTTAGCTAAAACAACCACAACCAAACAATTCTGCACTCAAACCAGTAGAATTCCAATGCAAATTTGAGAAGCTGCATCCCAACGCTTTCTCAACATATCAGAATAGAATATTAAATGAATTCCGAAAGCAAGATGCATATGTTGAACATACCTTGAATCAAAAGAAAAACATACTCTCCAAAAGCTGAAAATGGAAGTCCTTTGTGAAGGCAATATGCTAAAGCAATGGTATAACCAGTTACTTCTAGCTCGAAGCTCACAACACTAAGCCCTCTAACACTTTTGTGCTGTAAAATTTTTAATATCTGCAAGAGGAAGAGATGGGATATGTGATACACTTAGTCCAATCTGTGAATCGCTATAGCCAGTAGACGTGCAAATTAAGAAAGTAATGACAGCCTAAACAACTTAGCTTACCAACCCATAACCCTATGTTGAATCTTTGTAGTTCCTAAATTTGGGAAAAACAGGATCCCAAAAATTTCGTTGTCTTTCACCTGAAATGTACAAGAAGATCACAGAAGCAGCACCGGACGACCCACCTACATAGTCTTTAACCTAAACATATATAAATATTACTTCCCCTATCCTAATTTATATGGCACCCTTTCCATTTTGTATGTCTTACATTTGACACATACCGCTTTTACAACTTTTAATAATTCAAATTCATTCAAATATTCAGAtttcttgatttttctttatcTGATTACTTTTCAATTATCACCTtaatattttccttcaatatATCCAAGTCAAATTAACATCATAAACTCCGTGCCCACATGAATACCTTGCATAAAAATGGGACAGTGATGACTATGTATCAGCTGTTAAGCTAGATGAGATTCAAGATATAGACAACTTAACGTGGGTGGAAattaaatatcataaaattgtaaGTCTCTAAAGTAGGACACGATAAAATGTGAAAAAAAAAGACTggatttttaaggaaaatacCTGAGGAAGTTTAACAGTGGTGGAGGCAGCAACAATGGCGTAGCCCAGGAGCTTGGATATTAAGGGAAACAAACAATTTTTTTCTGGGAATTCACCTTTGCTAAGGGATCCCATTACACAACCAAAA
This region of Nicotiana tomentosiformis chromosome 4, ASM39032v3, whole genome shotgun sequence genomic DNA includes:
- the LOC104094061 gene encoding mannose-P-dolichol utilization defect 1 protein homolog 2-like gives rise to the protein MVELKFLGMDFGCVMGSLSKGEFPEKNCLFPLISKLLGYAIVAASTTVKLPQILKILQHKSVRGLSVVSFELEVTGYTIALAYCLHKGLPFSAFGEYVFLLIQAIILVAIIYYFSLPLGTKTWIRALLYCAVAPTLLAGQIDPILFEALYASQHAIFLFARIPQIWKNFKNRSTGELSFLTFFMNFVGSMVRVFTSLQEKVPMSVVMGSVIGILMNGTILSQILLYPAPAPKKGKKTD